In Blastocatellia bacterium, the sequence GTATGTGGGTTGTCAATGTTTGGAATTGCTCGTAAGGTAGGAACTCCATCACAGTGCCACTATTATGTTTGCAAAGGAAAAGATCCTGTACTCAATTGCAGAGAGGGTCGTTGCCCTCGTCGTTTAGTCAAAGGCGAAGATATAGAAGAAGCTGTATGGAGTCATGTTAAAGAGTTACTTTCTAACCCTGAGCAATTAATAGCTCAATTTAAAAACCTTGCTCAGCTTGATTCCAAAGGTAGTTCCCGTCAGCAAGCAGAAGTTAATAAAATAGAGATGGCCTTTAGAACGCTTAAATAGAGAGGAAAACGCTTAATAGATGCTTACCAGGCTGAAATAATAAGCTTGGAAGACCTATCCATTAGAAAGCAGCAAATTCAACAGCGTAGGGCAGTATTAATTACTCAACAGCAGCAACACACAAAATTGTTGCAGCAAAGTAAGAATGCTAATAAAGTATTAGAGGATTTGAGCCTTTTCTGTGAGCGAATAAATTCTAGGCTTCAAGAAACGGCTTTGCTGATAAACAGGCAATTTTACAGTTGGTAATAGAGCGTATTATCGTTGGGGAGGACAGTTTGGAGATCCAACACATTATACCTTTACGCAACTCTGAAGGTGGAGGAGGTCACAGTCCTCCAAAGTTTCAATTGAGTTCGGATAGTATGTTAGTCGCAAATCTGGATCAATTCCTAAATTATTAAGCCTTTGTTCTTCTGACATTTTTCTCTCCTTATTTTTTGAGTTAATGCTAACAACAGTTACTCATTTATGATAAAGCTTTAATATATTAACTATCTGATTTTGCTTATTTTCAGATACCAAAATTTAACCCCTGCTTTTTTATTAGTAATTTTATTATGATTAGACCTCTTTATTAGGCTACCAATTGCTATCAGGGATAAAATTTATATCCTTGACTGCCTTTTGTAATTGTTCTAAACTTCATTTCTCACTCACTATTACTAGTAGCATTGTTGTTATTGGTATTTGTATTATCGGCTTGTATTTCATTATTTGTATTAGTCAACATTATTACTTGTTGGATATAGGTTATTGGAAAACCAGACATTGGGCGGGTAAAAAATCCGGTCACTTTAGATCAGAGGTTGAGTTAAGTTAAAATACTAGTAAATCAAAAAGAGTCAATAAAAACAATACATCTACGACGGACAACAAAAAGACAATTCAAATAAAGAACCTTACGCCTACGGCGAATGCTCAAGAAAGGGCAATGAAAATGTCTTTTTTTCCAAAGTAAAAAATGAGACCTGGCCATATGTGCGTCGTTTCACTCCTACTTATGGCCTACTATTTAGGCGACCAAAAGTAAGTAAAAATAAGTTGAAAGTTAAACCGGCTTATTGCGTCGTTTCACTCCTACTTATGGCCTACTATTTAGGCGACCAAAAGAGTAAAAATAAGTTGAAAGTTAAACCGGCCATTGCGTCGTTTCACTCTACTTATGGCCTACTATTTAGGCGACCAAAGTAAGTAAAAAGTAAGTTGAAAGTTAAACCGGCCATGTGCGTCGTTTCACTTCTACTATGGCCTACTGTTTAGGCGACCAAAAGTAAGTAAAAAGTAAGTTGAAAGTTAAGCCGGCCATGTGCGTCGTTTCACTCCTACTTATGGCCTACTGTTTAGCCAACAGGAGTTGAGCTTTTACGGCGTTTGACAGTTCTAAAGGAACTCCCTTTAGTAGTAAGGATATGAGAATGATGTCCAAGTCTATCAAGTAAAGCAGTAGTAAGTTTTTCACAACCAAAGACTTGAACCCATTCACTGAAAGCTAAGTTTGTAGTAACAATAGTTGAACGACGACTATAGCGTTCAGCTAATAGATTAAAGAGCAACCTCCTCCAGTACGATCAAAGGAACAAAAACCTAGTTCATCAACAATTAGTAACTCTACTTTGGGTAGCCATGATGTAACTTTGTTAAACTGCGCTCGTCCTTTGCCTCTATTAATGAGCGAACCAAAGATGCTGCTCTAGCAAACAATACATTGCAACTTAACCTCGGCGAGTAGCTTCTATTCCTAGGCATATTGACAGCATTGTTTTCCTGTACCGATGGGCCAGCTAAAATTACATCCTCAGCTTTCTTTATATATTCTGCAAGAAAGCTCCAGAATTTTGGTTTTGATATTCCTTCTAAGGCTGTCCAATCAACTTGCTCTAGGGTTTTTATCTCTGAAATTGGGCAATTTTTGTACCTGTAAGCAGCAGCAAGCTCAGGAACGGCTATTTACCTCTTTTTCCAAAGCTCTTTTAGAAACTCTTCATACTGCCATTGTCCATCTCTCTTTGCACACCGTGCAACTGCTGTATAATCACGAGCTATAGCTGGCATTTTTAATGCTTTTAGGTATCTACTATTATTGCATCTTGTGTAGTATTTATCATAAATACCTCCTGCAAGCATCCAGTCACAGCTTTAGCTTTAGCTTTTTCATTTCAAATTGCTGTAAATTCTCTGGTAAATCTATTTCTAAAGTTATACTACTATCTTGTAGTTTCTTAGCTAATGCTAGTAGATCTATTTACCTTACTGCCAAAGATTTTCTTAGTGCTTCTTTTAACTTCTTCTTCTCCATGTTCAAGAACTGCTCCTAAAATACGTGAAAGAACTCGTCCTGCTTCTCGCCCTCCATAAACACTACTGAGCATCTCCCACAATTGAGGAAATGGTTCTCCTAACTCAGTAACTAAATTTGGAGCAACCTGGCGTACTGCTTGTGGCTTGCGGGCTAATTCTGGTAAGTAATTGCGGTAGCGTATGTATCGGCTTCCTGGTACTTGTTTAGGTAAATTATTGCGTTCCTTTACAAGCAACTGTAATTTCTTCTACTCCTATGTAGGCTTTAGCGTCTAGTCTTGCCCAAGTTTGTGGTACTGCATAATCTGCTCCTTCTATTCTTACTAGAGCTTTATTACTTACTTTACACATTACCATTACTCTAGGGTCAAATTCCCTTTCTGGTAAGGCTTTGAGGTACTTTTTTTCCTCCTCAAATGCTTTAGCTACACTTATTCTCTCAGCATTTAGCTTTTTGTGATAAGAAGTCTTTATTTGGTTTTGTATTTCTTCTGATATTTGCTTTAGGCTATCTGCTTGGGGTATTGGAGTCATATGTTGTAGTCGGATATTTTTACCTGCTTGCTCTACCCCTCCTTTATTATGTCCCTCTCCTACTCTAGTAAAACACGGTTCATACAGATAATGGCTTACCAAAGATTTAAATTTATCAGTTAATTCTCTTTCTCCTCCTAGCACTTTTTTTACTGCTAGACTTAAATTGTCATAAACTATTCTTTGTGGTATTCCTCCTAGTGCCTTAAATGCTCTTACATGCCCATCCAACAGCGATAATTGGTCACATTTTTCATATAGCCATATATATTCATATCCACTGTACTGCAAATCTCATTAAAAACTTCCATACTTTTTCTCTTCTTCCTTTATTTTCACTGCCACTTCAAAATAATCTACTTGTGCTACTTCTCCTGCTCTATACACTAGTGGTATATAGACTTCTTTGTCTCTCTCTTCTTCTCTTAAGTAACGTTTTATTGTTGTTTTTCCTACTATATATCCCTTCTTTTATCAATTGCGCTGTATTATTGTAGAAGTGATTCGTTGTTTTGCTGTTGTTTTCCTTCCCATTCTACTAATAGTTCATCTATTCTTTCTCCTACCTTTTCAGTTACAGGTTTTTCTCGTGCTTTTTTTCTACTCTCTTAGGTTCTTCTTTTCAAGTATTTAGCTACTGTTTCTTTATCTATATTTAGTTGACGGGCTACTTCTCTTTGACTTAGTCCCTCAATTAATACTTTATGCCTAATTACATATACTTTATCCATCTTTAGCATCCTTTTCTCCAATATTCCTAGATTTTTTCTAGTCTATTGGTTTTTGGATCTAAAGTGACCTTCTGACTGGTTTTTTTGTGGCCCAACTGACTGGTTTTCTGAACGGCCTAACCAAATGCAGAATCTTTTGCAAAGATAATGTTTTTAATTTGATCATTAACAGAACTATTTAACTTTTGTAGTTGAAGTTTATGATGTTGCGCTAAACGTTCTTGTTCTCTACAAGAAGTGGAGAATTTGCTGTTGAGTAAAGATGGTCAATCCGTTCTATAATAATACTTCATTACTAACTTCTACAAAATTTAATTTATAATGAGGAAACTGATTATTAATATGTCGATAAACTGCATTACATTCAGCCGATTTAGCATGAAGTATTGTTAGTTCATTGTTAACGTTATCTAAACTAGTTACTAAACATTTAGTTTTTTATAGACGTTTTTGGGCCTAGTATGTTTAGAAGCTCATCAGAAACATTAAATGTGGTAGCTAAAAGCGCATCACCACCGGATAGCGATACATAATCGCTTGGTGGGACAAAAAAACTCCCTTGGCTATCTGTTAGTTCAAGCTCATTAAGTTCATCAAGCCCATCAATAATAAAAGGTTGATTTGTGTTTATAAGACTAGTACCACCAGTGTAGCCTACTCCATTGATGCTACTTGTTCCATTAATGCTATTTGCATAATTTGTTATTTTATTATCCGTATTTGATAAATTATCTACATTTCTCTAATGAAAAGCTGGCAAATCATCAACTGTTAGCCTAGGTAATTGTTCATTAGTTACTAAATTAGCTAAGTTAGCTACATTTTTAGTATTTTAGATTTATTTTGATCATTATTATTCTTATTTTCATCTAATTGCTGAGTAGCATTAGATTTCTCGCACTTATCAATTTTATTAGATTTGCGTTTAGCCATAGCTGGAACTAAATCACTGCTAATTTTTGCATTATTGTTCTCAGTATCACCATTGCTAAAGAGTTGTTTTAGAAATCCCGTTACACCCATTTTTGTTTTCTCCCATCAGTAAAAGTACGATTGAATTTAGTAAGATAAAGCACAAAGTTTTAGTTATTTTTAGTTTATTATTAACTTTTTTAACTTATTCCTAGTTAATTTTTAGTTAACTATTTAACTTTTTTATCTGCTAACTTATTAATTAAATAGACAGATAAGTTGATCTTAGCTTTTACAAAATCATTATTTTTATTTGAATTATTTGAAATATTTTGAGCGTTTTGAGCATTAGTTTCATTGCTATTACTAACTTCATTCTCAATAAAATTCTGCTTGGTTTCATATGAATGTATTTAAAGCGTTTATATGAATTACTCGGTCAAGGTTGTTTAGTGAAGTCGTATATTGTCTAATGCTCTCATCGTCTCCTAGTAGTTCAGTATCAATAACTACCTCAGCTAAATTACCAGTGGTTGTTTTTATGGGTTTAGGCTCAAAGTTGGCGAGTCTTAATTGACGTTGATAAGCAAGTGATTGAATTGATTGCAACACGCTAGGAAGCTCCCTTTTTTCTGGAACTAGTGGTAAAAGCTGTGTATATTCAGCATCTATACGAGCCGATTCTTTTTCTAATGCAGGATAATTATTACTAAGCTCTACTAGTAGTTCATTACTAGTTTTAAGTTGCTGCAACTTCTCTTTCTCTTTAAGGATAAGGACGTCTTGCTCACTAAAATAAAAATAATTTGTTGTAAAATAGCCACCAACAAGGATGATTATAGAGAAAACCATTGCGATAACTTTTTGGCTATCTATATTTCTAAGTTTTTCTTCTAGTTTATTTATTTTTTCTAACATATTTTCCTCTCATTTATTTCTCAGTTTTAGCTATCTAATATTTGTTGCTCAGTTTTGGTAACGCTCAGTATTTCAGCAAATTAAACTATTATCAAAGTATGATATATAGTTATTAATTATTATTTTCCCTGATTAATTTGGTTATTAGTTTGATTAATTTGCATTAGCTGTACTGGAGTCTGTTTGGGTAATAGCACAGGATTCTTTGGAATATTGCCTGTATATTTAGTTACTATTTCATATGTACCCTGGACGTTATCTACAGCAGTGTATTTAGCTGGGATTACGTCCTCATAGTTACTAGATTGTAATTCACTAGCGAATGCTGCTACCCTGAATTTATCCAAGGCTTTGCCTGCTACTTTTACGTCCGTTCCAACGACATCTAGTTCAGAAATAGTTATTAGTCCCTCTAAATGTTGTTCTATAAGTAAGATTTTGTATATCTCCCACAATGGTAGGGACTAGCATTTGGGTTTTTTGGATATTTTTAATCGAGTTGATTAATTCATTTTTTGATTTATTTTTACGTTCTAAGCTTTCAAATTTATCTTTTACTCCTAGCAGCAAAACCTCTCTATTTTTCTCTGAAGTGTAGTCATTTTGGATGCTAGCTATTTCATTATTGTAACTATAGTAACGATAACTAGCAATAATTAAACAACTTATTGTAGCAACTAGTAGTAGATATTTTTGATTAACTAATGATGGTGCAATCAATTTAGCATTAGCTACTGCTGATGTTGCCAGTTTTGTAACAACATTTTCATTAACTTTATCTCAGCATTTAGAGATATTTTTTTATCTAATTTATTGTTTTTATAATCGCCCGTTGGGAGTGCTAGATTTATTCCTAAGTTCTCCGCCTGCATAGCAATAGATTCAATTGCTACTGCATATTGATGGCTATTACGCTCTAGTTCTATTCGTTCACTGTCAACTAAACTACTAATATTAATAAGGTTTGAGCGCAATGGTTCTACAAATTCAATATCAGAAATTTTTAGTTTTTCTGCTGAAGCTGCTGCTCGTAATTCTAAAGCAATGTCATCAGGAACTAAACCTGCTAATAGAACTAGATTATAATGAAAGTCAAAACTATCTTTTTGTTTTGGCTCAACTCGTACTGGATCACAGTATTGCGTTGCTGCTACCAAAGCTTTAGCTATTTTGTGGACTAATTTAGCTTTAGCAGAATTAGCAGGATTAGCAGAGTTCGCCACTAGAAACATCATTCATTTAGCATTGCTTACAACAAATTCAATTTCATTTAATTCTGTCTGTGTTGTTGCTACAACAGTTGTAGAGTTAGCTGATGTAGTTGGTTTAACATTATGTTCATTTGAATTAATTGAGCTATTTCTGTCAGCTAATTTATTCGTATTACTTAAATTACTGATATTGTTAAGCTTACTAATATTAGCAAGCTCATTTTCTTCTAAGTCTATCCAACTAATGTGTTTTATAGAACCATTTTGATAAACAGAAATACCAATGTGTTGTTGCTGAAAATTTAGTATTGCTAGACTCAAAATTTGATGATGAGAGTAATTCCTTTGTAGTAGATAGCCTAGCTCAATATCTGTAGCATTAACACTAAATGGTTGTTTTAATCCTAGTGCCTGATGATAGCCCAAAATATCAACAACATTATTTTTTGGTAAAGCTACTAGTACAGAATTACTTCCAAAGTTGAAGTAGTCGGCATTTTGATCATTGCAATTCGTCTCAGATCTGCATTCTCCATCAATAGTTAGATTGGTTAGTGGATTTACTACAAAACTAACTGAATATTGATTGCTAATAGAGTAAACTATTTTACTAATAGAGTATTTACTTAGTTTTTGCTTCAGATCAGGAATGTTTGAATATATTCCAACATGATCCAAAACCACCTGATTTGATCGTGTGTCTATATTAGCGATAGCTACCCGCCATTTATTTAGATCTAAATCTATTCCTAAAACGTGTTTCGTCAGCATTTTCTATTTCTCCTAACCGATTTTAGTTGTAAGATCGGTACACATATTTTTGATTTTGTTTGGTATGTTTTTTATTGTCCGCAACATTGTTTTTTGTTTTCCCTGTTATAACAAATGTCGTGCCAGTAACTAACATACCAAAATATTTTTTGCTGGTTGTAAGCCGACATTTGGTTGTGTTTCTGCTGCTAAGTTGTTGAAAAAATTAGATATTTTGCTAAAAATACCAGTCCTTTCCATATTCAATTTTTCCCGTTCTCCTAATAATTGTTCAAGAGCAAGAATGAGCATGCCGGGAAGTTGAAATCTTTGCTTAACCTCTTTTACTTTCGTAATATTCATAATTAATAACCTTTCTTCCTTTGTTGTTAAATTTTATTTCGTCTTTATTTTGTGTTATTTTGGGGAAAGAAAACGCATTCTAGTTAATTGATAAATAAGTGTTCTTCCCTAGGTATATTACTTGATCTCCCAATTGTTGACTAACCCAAAAATTTCTGCTCCATTTGTTTTGAAATATTATTAATACCTGCTGTCAATTCTAAGATGTGGTTTTCCTTTAACAGAATCTACGGAACTTATAACAATTTTTATTTCTTTGTAACTAGCTTTTATTACCGCAATGGAATGATCAACAATTGGAACATCATCTTCACTTTTATAAGTGCGTTCAGATGCAAAATAGCTAGTTGGGGGGTTATTTGATTCAGGCGAAACGACTTGCCGTAACAAATATTCCAAATCCTCATAATTAAATTCTTCGCCAATCAGAAATTATAGAACTATCTGAAAAGTCCCTTGCTTATGAAGGCTCACTAATGTTGCAGCAAAACGAGGTTGTTTTGCTGCGATATCCTAATTAACTGTGGGTTAAATTTTGTTGCATAACGGGTACTCATTTTTGCTTGTTGGACGATTTCTTGAAATCCTTGCAACGAACATCCAGTTTTCAACCGTGCAACTAGAACCATCATTACCTATACTGCATAAGACTGCCACTTTTTGACGAGTCAATACAATCAAACCTTTTCGTAGTTTTGTTAATTTTACATCGTTTGCAAACAAATTGGGCTTCTGCATAATTAACTCCTGCAACTAAAATTACTAACATTAGTGCAAATACATTTAAGAATAATTTTGATTTTGATTTGAACATATATTTTCTCCTTATTTATTTAATTTGTTTTAATTTTTGAACAAAGTTTTTTAGTAATACCCCTAACAATTTATTGAAGCTAATATTGCAAAGACCATTACTAAGTTGTTTAATTTGTTAATGTTTAAACTAAATGTTTTGTTGGTTTAGTTTGTCATTGCACGACTAAATGTATGAAATTATGTGTAATGGCTAACGTGATGGCTGTTAGTGACACTATTATTTGTTTTAATGCTATTATTACTATGGTCTATATTATTAACATTATTATTTTTGATATTATTTCTATTTGATTGCTTATTATTTCTAGTATTATTTCTTACTCCAATACGATTATCAGCTAAATTATACCAACGTGAAGCAGGTCTATTTTGGTATTGTTGTTTTAGTTCATTAGCGTATTCTTTTACTGGCTGTTGACTATGATTACTAATATCAGTAAATTCATTATTAGTACCATATAAATTAATTTGCTGTTGCCGGTTTTTGCTTTTGTCCTTGTTGTTCTTTTTTTAATATTTCTCTTTGCTCTGTATCCCATTTTTCTAGTTGTTCGCAAATTAATACAACATCTACATTTATTTTAGCTGCTATTTCTCTAAGCTCCCTTTGCATTTCATCTACATTTATACTCTCAATCTTACCTAGTTTAACTAATTCAGCAAAAAGACTAGGCAATTTTTCCATTTTTTTCTTTGTTTTCGCATATGTTGGCTGATATCGTCGCTCAACTGCATTTTCTAATGAATTTGGAAATAACTCGCTTACTGCTATTACTAATGTATCAATAGAAAACTCACCATCTAATTTTAAATCAATATAATCAATCGCTTCTGTATATCTATCTAATATATCTAGTATAATTAACACGGTGTCATTATTACCAGTTTCATCAAGTTCAAGTTTGAATCGAATTAGAGATATATTTAGTTTTTCTTGAATATTTTGTAGTAAATAAAATAGTTTTAGCAATTGCGCTTGTGTGACATGCTTTTTCTCTGCATCGGTTGAAAAGTCAGTTAACAATTGTTGAAGATCTGAAAGTCGTATATGTTTGAGTGCCTGAGTGTAGCTAAGTTCAATGAAAAATGGACTTAGAGCAGCGAACAAAAGACAAAGTTAAAAGATAGCTTAAGCGTAAGCATTAAGCAGAAAATGAAACAGTTCTAAGTTTACGAGCAAGAGAAGTTTATCTCTACGCTGGGCAAAAATAGATTCAGCATTACCAAGCAATTTATCAAAAGGGAAATATAGCCAATAGCAGAGTGCAAACGCTCACAATTATAATGGTGGACATAAAGAGAAAGCAAACGACAGCCATCATCTAAAGAAAGAAGGCAGCTTTTTTGATTACACTCAGATTTTAGGGATCTATGATATCTCTCGATTTTTCCATTACTTTGAGGGTAATAAGGAGAAGTACGAACATGGGTCATTTCCATTA encodes:
- a CDS encoding transposase codes for the protein MQYSGYEYIWLYEKCDQLSLLDGHVRAFKALGGIPQRIVYDNLSLAVKKVLGGERELTDKFKSLVSHYLYEPCFTRVGEGHNKGGVEQAGKNIRLQHMTPIPQADSLKQISEEIQNQIKTSYHKKLNAERISVAKAFEEEKKYLKALPEREFDPRVMVMCKVSNKALVRIEGADYAVPQTWARLDAKAYIGVEEITVACKGTQ
- a CDS encoding helix-turn-helix domain-containing protein, whose protein sequence is MDKVYVIRHKVLIEGLSQREVARQLNIDKETVAKYLKRRT
- the pilO gene encoding type 4a pilus biogenesis protein PilO; protein product: MLEKINKLEEKLRNIDSQKVIAMVFSIIILVGGYFTTNYFYFSEQDVLILKEKEKLQQLKTSNELLVELSNNYPALEKESARIDAEYTQLLPLVPEKRELPSVLQSIQSLAYQRQLRLANFEPKPIKTTTGNLAEVVIDTELLGDDESIRQYTTSLNNLDRVIHINALNTFI